Proteins encoded within one genomic window of Humulus lupulus chromosome 1, drHumLupu1.1, whole genome shotgun sequence:
- the LOC133831909 gene encoding uncharacterized protein LOC133831909 — protein sequence MSSEDVFEHYKAAAASSSKKKNNKRVRGESCKTASKKAQTEGPSAAVPSKENMPPPSPLDQPPSTPPVDQHPTPPAPSDQPHRLLTIIAGWRRAGAMVFQTKNFYTRLTEAMKALEGKNADLLEKNTELTKQNDELLEKNIELNKQNDELLEQKATLTEELLESRAALNKSNEDKEKFRESAKLNYQQSKQLELDLTASRKETEELERRVKELEETDAKNLENYLSKRLRQTLMSQCTIRLEEEERVKIPASPEISLATGIDSADNEAGTVVDQNTPQNPPAL from the exons atgtcgtctgaagacgtgttcgagcattacaaggCCGCTGCTGCTTCCTCAAGCAAGAAGAAAAACAACAAGAGGGTTCGGGGGGAGAGCTGCAAAACTGCTTCAAAGAAGGCCCAGACTGAGGGTCCTTCAGCAGCTGTTCCTTCGAAGGAAAACATGCCACCTCCCTCTCCACTTGACCAGCCACCCTCAACTCCACCGGTCGATCAGCACCCCACGCCTCCAGCGCCTTCTGACCAGCCACATC GATTGCTAACCATAATTGCTGGATGGCGCCGTGCGGGTGCAATGGTCTTCCAGACCAAAAACTTTTACACCAGGCTCACTGAGGCAATGAAGGCACTCGAGGGAAAGAATGCTGACCTACTCGAGAAGAACACTGAACTGACCAAGCAGAACGATGAACTGCTTGAGAAAAACATAGAGCTGAATAAGCAGAACGATGAACTGCTCGAGCAGAAAGCCACGCTGACCGAGGAGTTGTTGGAAAGCCGGGCCGCCCTGAACAAATCCaatgaagataaagaaaaattcagggagagtgccaAACTCAATTACCAACAATCCAAACAGCTTGAGCTCGATCTGACTGCGAGCAGGAAGGAGACAGAGGAGCTGGAAAGGCGCGTGAAGGAGCTCGAAGAAACTGATgccaaaaacttggagaa ctatctgtcCAAGCGCTTGAGACAGACTCTAATGTCCCAATGcaccattcgcctggaggaagaagaaagggtTAAAATTCCTGCTTCtccagagatttccctggcaaCGGGGATTGACAGCGCAGACAATGAAGCTGGCACTGTTGTCGACCAGAACACTCCTCAAAATCCTCCAGCCTTgtaa